A stretch of Campylobacter gracilis DNA encodes these proteins:
- a CDS encoding ATP-binding cassette domain-containing protein yields MLKISNLRYEILRDVIISDFSLQLRAGEVKTLFGPSGCGKTSLLRLVCGLEDKKSGQIENGFKKISFLFQENRLLPNLTALKNIEIFSPAGVSEIYALAAKIGLSPSDLNKFPRELSGGMQKRTAFLRTILSGCDLALLDEPFVGLDRDLRGVLIEILVSKIEHEGLACLLVTHDRFEAARLSHEIIELEPKGMGLRRIVSLDEPLSARDEQYEERVVSEQFRGVSYYE; encoded by the coding sequence ATGCTAAAAATTTCAAATCTGCGCTACGAAATTCTGCGCGACGTTATAATTTCAGATTTTTCCTTGCAGTTGCGCGCGGGCGAAGTAAAGACGCTCTTTGGCCCGAGCGGCTGCGGCAAGACTTCGCTTTTGCGGCTGGTCTGCGGGCTGGAGGATAAAAAAAGCGGGCAGATCGAAAACGGCTTTAAGAAAATCAGCTTTTTGTTTCAAGAAAACCGCCTGCTGCCGAACCTCACGGCGCTTAAAAATATCGAAATTTTTAGCCCCGCGGGCGTGAGCGAAATTTACGCCCTTGCCGCAAAGATCGGGCTAAGCCCGAGCGATCTGAATAAATTCCCGCGCGAGCTAAGCGGCGGCATGCAAAAGCGCACGGCGTTTTTGCGCACTATCCTTAGCGGCTGCGATCTGGCGCTGCTTGATGAGCCATTTGTAGGTCTAGATCGCGATCTGCGCGGCGTGCTGATCGAAATTTTGGTCTCAAAGATCGAGCACGAGGGGCTTGCCTGCCTTTTGGTGACCCACGACCGCTTCGAAGCCGCACGCCTAAGCCACGAGATCATCGAGCTTGAGCCCAAAGGGATGGGGCTTAGGCGCATCGTGAGCCTGGACGAACCGCTAAGCGCGCGCGACGAGCAGTACGAAGAGCGCGTGGTAAGCGAGCAGTTTAGGGGAGTGAGCTATTATGAATAG
- a CDS encoding ABC transporter permease — translation MLKIDKIRKAQNPVFYVIDYLWGGFASLGAVCFFIAVWQVASEAYGPLILPEPAAVFSKACEILKNFAANDLVLSLKRALAGTFLALFAGICSGLAAGYFKSLRAFLNPLITVLLSTPPIVWIVLAIFWFHFGDTSVLFTVVIVVAPMTFASAAQAMASVSAEYTELFDSYKSSFFKKLRYLYAPHLIERLLPAIYVAVSNGAKVLVMAELLGANDGIGAKIAEARVNIDTVEVMAYVCLAIAFTALFDYLVTKPLQILLMPWSR, via the coding sequence ATGCTAAAAATCGATAAAATTCGCAAAGCTCAAAACCCCGTATTTTACGTCATAGACTATCTATGGGGCGGCTTTGCGAGCCTAGGGGCGGTGTGCTTTTTCATAGCCGTCTGGCAGGTGGCGAGCGAGGCTTACGGGCCGCTCATCCTGCCCGAACCCGCGGCTGTTTTTTCTAAGGCGTGCGAAATTTTAAAAAATTTCGCCGCAAACGATCTAGTCCTGTCGCTTAAGCGCGCGCTTGCAGGCACCTTTCTCGCGCTTTTTGCGGGGATTTGCAGCGGGCTTGCGGCAGGGTATTTCAAAAGCCTGCGAGCCTTTCTAAATCCGCTAATTACCGTGCTTCTTTCGACTCCGCCCATCGTTTGGATCGTGCTTGCGATATTTTGGTTTCATTTCGGCGATACAAGCGTGCTTTTTACCGTCGTTATCGTCGTCGCGCCGATGACTTTTGCGTCCGCGGCGCAGGCGATGGCTAGCGTGAGCGCCGAATACACCGAGCTTTTCGACAGCTACAAAAGCTCCTTTTTTAAAAAACTGCGCTACCTCTACGCGCCGCATCTAATCGAACGGCTGCTCCCTGCGATTTACGTCGCGGTCAGCAACGGCGCGAAAGTGCTTGTAATGGCGGAGCTTTTGGGCGCGAACGACGGCATCGGCGCAAAGATCGCCGAAGCGCGCGTCAATATCGATACGGTCGAGGTCATGGCGTATGTGTGCCTAGCCATAGCCTTTACGGCGCTTTTCGATTATCTCGTGACCAAGCCGCTTCAAATTTTACTGATGCCGTGGAGCAGATGA
- a CDS encoding ABC transporter substrate-binding protein: protein MQRRNFLKLTSALAASGLASPLFAKEAFTIYGAPAMPSLIIGVACMQGQIGKKYDAKLELWRDPDQLRAGVASGEYKVMMSPSNVGVNLANQGRKIGMVNILTEGLNFVMSKGEKITEFAQLKGKKIVMPFKNDMLDIIVRAIAKKQGIGGLNIDYTASPAESAQLFLAKDYDVAITVEPLASAMILKGKVSGIAVQRGANLSDMWAQAFSVKPIIPQAGIIADTDFYAARKADFEILNADLADALAWIKANKQSAAAIGTNFFPTPPPAIFMSIDMSNLCVKKPSEIKDELLKFYEILMEFNPKLIGGAMPKDEFFLC from the coding sequence ATGCAAAGAAGAAATTTCTTAAAACTAACGTCTGCGTTGGCGGCTAGCGGGCTTGCTAGCCCTCTTTTTGCAAAGGAAGCTTTTACTATCTACGGCGCGCCCGCGATGCCTAGCCTCATCATCGGCGTTGCGTGCATGCAGGGGCAGATCGGCAAAAAATACGACGCGAAGCTTGAGCTTTGGCGCGATCCCGATCAGCTTCGCGCGGGCGTAGCAAGCGGCGAGTATAAGGTTATGATGAGCCCTAGCAACGTGGGGGTGAACCTCGCAAATCAAGGGCGCAAGATCGGCATGGTAAATATCCTCACCGAGGGGCTAAATTTCGTGATGAGCAAAGGCGAGAAGATAACGGAATTTGCGCAGCTGAAGGGCAAAAAGATCGTCATGCCTTTTAAAAACGATATGCTGGACATCATCGTGCGAGCCATAGCGAAAAAGCAGGGCATTGGCGGGCTAAATATCGACTACACCGCTAGCCCCGCAGAGAGCGCGCAGCTGTTTTTGGCCAAAGACTACGACGTCGCGATCACGGTCGAGCCACTAGCAAGCGCTATGATCTTAAAGGGCAAAGTATCAGGCATCGCCGTGCAGCGAGGGGCAAATTTAAGCGATATGTGGGCGCAGGCGTTTTCGGTAAAGCCCATCATCCCGCAAGCAGGCATCATCGCCGATACCGATTTTTACGCCGCGAGAAAGGCAGATTTTGAAATTTTAAATGCCGATCTGGCAGACGCGCTTGCGTGGATCAAAGCAAACAAACAAAGCGCCGCGGCGATCGGGACAAATTTCTTTCCTACGCCGCCGCCTGCGATATTTATGAGCATCGATATGTCGAATTTGTGCGTCAAAAAGCCTAGCGAGATCAAGGACGAGCTTTTGAAATTTTATGAAATTTTGATGGAATTTAACCCCAAGCTCATCGGCGGCGCGATGCCTAAGGACGAGTTTTTTCTATGCTAA